AACAAATGAAGAAGTTAAAAAAGGTGAAACTATATTCACTTTGTATTCTTCAAAACCTATTGATATAAAACTAATTGATGAATTAAAAAACTCATACAAATTCAATGATAAAAAAGTAGAAAACAAAATAATTATTGCAAAATTATCTTAATAAAGAGGTATAAAATGAATTACAATAAAATGATTGACCACACTTATCTAAAAGCTGATGCTACGGTAGCTGAAATTGATAAGTTAATTAACGAAGCGATTAAATATGATTTTAAAACAATCTGTGTTAACTCATCATGAGTTGCCTATGCAAAAGAAAAACTGCAAGGAACAAATGTCGGAATTACATCTGTAATCGGGTTTCCATTAGGAGCATGTTTAAGCAACGTAAAAGCATTTGAAGCGGCAGAAGCAGTCAGAGCTGGTGCTGACGAAATTGATATGGTAATTAATATCGGTAAAATGAAACAAGGTGACTATAACTTTGTTCTTGAAGACATTAAAACAGTTAAGGCATCACTCCCAAATAATGTTTTAAAAGTTATTGTTGAAACCGCTTTACTAACTAATGAAGAAATTATTAAAGTTACTGAAATTGTTATGGAATCAGGAGCTGAATTTATTAAAACATCAACCGGCTTTTCAACACGTGGGGCTAATTTAGAAGATGTTAAAATTATGAAATCTGTTTGTGGTGATAAATTATTAATTAAAGCAGCTGGTGGAATTAGTAATAAAGCTGATTTAATCGCAATGGTCGAAGCCGGAGCTAATAGATTTGGCACAAGTCGTTCAATTGCAATTATCGAAGGTAAGGAATCGAACGAAGGATATTAATTAAGTTAACACACATTTTGTGTGTTTTTTTGTTTTTTTCAGTCATATTTAGAAATAAAGTCAAATCTAAATGCCGAAATTTTCAAAAGAAAAATTAAATAAAATTGCTTTTATAATTATTTTTTTGTTTTATAATTATAAAGCAGTTATGCGGATGTAGTTCAATGGTAGAACTCCAGCCTTCCAAGCTGATTATGCGGGTTCGATTCCCGTCATCCGCTCCATTTGTTTAGAATAAACACCAAAAAGCAGCATCTCTGCTTTTTTTATCAATTTTAGAATTAAGGTAAAATGTTATATATGATTAATGACACAATCGCAGCCATTTCATCAGGTGGCAAAATTAACCAAGCTATTTCAATAATTAGAGTTAGTGGAGAAGATAGCATAAATATAGTCTCTAAAATTTTTAGAGGGCGAATCGGAAAGAAAAATACAATTACTTTTGGCCAAATTGTTGATAACTTCAACAACGAACGTGTCGTTGATGAAGTTTTAGTTATGTGGTTCATCGGGACGCAAACATTTACTGGTGAAACAACAGTTGAAATCAATTGCCATGGCGGGGTAGTAGTTACCAACAGGATTCTTGAACTTTTACTCCAAAACGGAGCTCGCCTAGCCACACCAGGTGAATTTAGTCGCCGTAGTTTTTTGAATGGTAAAATGGATTTAATAAAGGCTGAGGCTATCAATGATTTAATACATGCACAATCACTTAGTCAAACTCAACTCGCAGTACAAAAATTCGATGGACAAACATCTAAATTAATTGATGAACTCCGCCAATGAATAATGAACTTAATTGGCCGTATCGAAGTTAACATTGACTATCCAGAGTATGACGACGTTGAACGAATTTTAGAAAATGGATTAAAAGAAGAATTAGAAAAAATTCAATTGAAAATGCAAAAATTAATACAACAAAGTGAAAACTCACGCTTAATTTTTGAAGGAATTAAAGTAGCTATTGTTGGCAAGCCCAATGTTGGTAAAAGTTCACTATTGAACTATTTAGTCGGTGAGAAAAAAGCTATCGTTACTGATGAGGCAGGAACAACAAGAGATGTGATCGAAACATCATGACAGTATAATGGTCTTTTATTTAAATTAATTGATACCGCCGGAATGAGAGAGGCTAGCGCAAAAGCGGAACAAATCGGTATTCAAAAAAGCTTTGACCAAATTTGCAAAGCTGATATCGTAATACACGTTTTTGACACTATACAAGATGAAAATGAATTCGATCAAAAAGTAACCGATTTAGCAAGACAATATAATAAAGAGGTTATAAAAGTTTATAACAAAAATGACTTAATTGATGCACCAGCCGGTACCATCAGTATTAGCGTTAACGAAGGAAAAATTACACCTTTACTTGACGCTCTTGCACATAAATTTACACAAATTGATTTAGATAATGCAGAATATTTAACTAACGCTCGTCAATTATCGCTTATCAAAAAAGCCCATAAATCAGTCCAAAACGCCTTAAACGCTCTTGAAAATAATATTTATGCTGATATGGTTATAGTAGACATAAATGAAGCGTGACAAAACTTGTCTGATATTGCTGGCAGAGCAGATAATGAGGACTTATTAGATGATATGTTTAAAAATTTCTGCCTTGGAAAGTAGGTATTTATGTCTTTAAAATTCGTTGATGTTCATACGCACCCACTCAAAGAGTATTACTCAGAACCAATTGAAATTATCAAAAAAGCACACGATTCTGGGGTATCTATCATGATTCTTACAGGATGTTCACTCAAAGAAAATAACGAAGTTAAACAACTAGCATCACAATTTCCGTTTACTTATCCCGTTATCGGCGTACACCCTAATAATGCAACAGGCAAAAACGACGGTCTCTTATTAGAAGAACAAGTTAATGAGGATGTTGTTGCAATTGGAGAAATCGGCCTTGATTTTTACTGAGATTCAGTACCAAAACACACACAAATTGAGTCATTTCACTCACAAATTCAAGTTGCTCAAAAACATAAATTGCCCGT
The Mycoplasmopsis californica genome window above contains:
- the deoC gene encoding deoxyribose-phosphate aldolase → MNYNKMIDHTYLKADATVAEIDKLINEAIKYDFKTICVNSSWVAYAKEKLQGTNVGITSVIGFPLGACLSNVKAFEAAEAVRAGADEIDMVINIGKMKQGDYNFVLEDIKTVKASLPNNVLKVIVETALLTNEEIIKVTEIVMESGAEFIKTSTGFSTRGANLEDVKIMKSVCGDKLLIKAAGGISNKADLIAMVEAGANRFGTSRSIAIIEGKESNEGY
- the mnmE gene encoding tRNA uridine-5-carboxymethylaminomethyl(34) synthesis GTPase MnmE, whose translation is MINDTIAAISSGGKINQAISIIRVSGEDSINIVSKIFRGRIGKKNTITFGQIVDNFNNERVVDEVLVMWFIGTQTFTGETTVEINCHGGVVVTNRILELLLQNGARLATPGEFSRRSFLNGKMDLIKAEAINDLIHAQSLSQTQLAVQKFDGQTSKLIDELRQWIMNLIGRIEVNIDYPEYDDVERILENGLKEELEKIQLKMQKLIQQSENSRLIFEGIKVAIVGKPNVGKSSLLNYLVGEKKAIVTDEAGTTRDVIETSWQYNGLLFKLIDTAGMREASAKAEQIGIQKSFDQICKADIVIHVFDTIQDENEFDQKVTDLARQYNKEVIKVYNKNDLIDAPAGTISISVNEGKITPLLDALAHKFTQIDLDNAEYLTNARQLSLIKKAHKSVQNALNALENNIYADMVIVDINEAWQNLSDIAGRADNEDLLDDMFKNFCLGK